A single window of Vigna radiata var. radiata cultivar VC1973A chromosome 4, Vradiata_ver6, whole genome shotgun sequence DNA harbors:
- the LOC106758727 gene encoding uncharacterized protein LOC106758727 isoform X2, with product MAQELEMSVIETSKKTGAPQIVKLDKALKLAESWVNNMSKDVDDHRINADLEGRPSGLGLGAKVSRRSKFVPSDDPVEKKLYAKLTAEKRKAANIAKESATTARDDLDNDEDSEDLDSRTNAFVKRKATAPLISSILQKKKQK from the exons AT GGCACAAGAGCTTGAAATGAGTGTCATAGAAACATCCAAGAAAACTGGTGCTCCCCAAATTGTTAAGTTGGACAAGGCATTGAAATTG GCTGAGTCATGGGTAAATAATATGAGTAAAGATGTTGATGATCATAGAATAAATGCGGATTTAGAGGGTAGACCTTCCGG GCTTGGTCTAGGTGCAAAAGTTTCACGGCGATCAAAATTTGTACCTTCCGATGACCCTGTTGAAAAGAAGTTGTATGCCAAATTGACtgcagaaaaaagaaaagcggCCAACATTGCTAAGGAGTCTGCAACAACTGCGAGAGATGATTTAGATAACGATGAAGACAGCGAGGACTTGGATAGCAGAACTAATGCGTTTGTTAAGAGGAAGGCAACGGCACCTTTGATCTCATCTATATTGCAAAAAAAGAAGCAGAAGTGA
- the LOC106758727 gene encoding uncharacterized protein LOC106758727 isoform X1, protein MSVIETSKKTGAPQIVKLDKALKLAESWVNNMSKDVDDHRINADLEGRPSGLGLGAKVSRRSKFVPSDDPVEKKLYAKLTAEKRKAANIAKESATTARDDLDNDEDSEDLDSRTNAFVKRKATAPLISSILQKKKQK, encoded by the exons ATGAGTGTCATAGAAACATCCAAGAAAACTGGTGCTCCCCAAATTGTTAAGTTGGACAAGGCATTGAAATTG GCTGAGTCATGGGTAAATAATATGAGTAAAGATGTTGATGATCATAGAATAAATGCGGATTTAGAGGGTAGACCTTCCGG GCTTGGTCTAGGTGCAAAAGTTTCACGGCGATCAAAATTTGTACCTTCCGATGACCCTGTTGAAAAGAAGTTGTATGCCAAATTGACtgcagaaaaaagaaaagcggCCAACATTGCTAAGGAGTCTGCAACAACTGCGAGAGATGATTTAGATAACGATGAAGACAGCGAGGACTTGGATAGCAGAACTAATGCGTTTGTTAAGAGGAAGGCAACGGCACCTTTGATCTCATCTATATTGCAAAAAAAGAAGCAGAAGTGA